Proteins found in one Oncorhynchus mykiss isolate Arlee chromosome 17, USDA_OmykA_1.1, whole genome shotgun sequence genomic segment:
- the iqce gene encoding IQ domain-containing protein E isoform X1 has protein sequence MSLVASDIPTDEDLEDLVEDGLSLATYISDSGKKARKKKLSGKPPPSPRSPYLSSMDVNQRRSAVSAWRPLRGTLGERGEALAGRGDTLLERGEAARTPRENCLASLSNGHGLSQSLRVDFDTTHTSACLSSSPCTPEYLQQALGIKKPKHLHSSSNDFREKEDMYDEIIHLKKSLQAQKSEKDRMKAKLRRLEEDKTKKDKQIEQLLDPTKGPEYTLSLVDKKHQGSLVVNGLKQRILKLEQQCREKENTVTKLQSELQTTNLEELKITVETYFEEIQRLRMILDATEKSSRTESKGSQRKQKVLSSTVLRLSENLQQLQQENHTLREELNTDSPASGLKAYKDWSRQRVLRRLVELERRLEEGSRAPARRSGVDRLVQTDHLTTPTETGVATTPGITTVTTEGGAAVVNTQQEGEGFVRLKGCVRQLEQEKAELQETLTDREQELRRLMAEREQEEKETERRKNERRSEHEKETRLYLLEIEQLTVKIQSLEEEKKRWTEEEQNQEENRKENPEGREEKEREEREEQNQDNRKENPEGREEKEREEREEQNQDKERAARVIQREWLEHRDRDTVLVQSAIRGHLLRQSQIAHLRDTHTSTLSKVSLSLSHTHMYDEDIHLKKNGQSQRGTDVTSRVEDGELVAVTLIQSVFRGHLTRSALMTESSESPAPPPCGPTPAPRRVPSSPSTHTPSNTALPGSDVDEDVTELSEEDPWPVSNTLSNRRRLTPAQLQLHPPPDSKVAKAMDSEDSDDDIIVSPSRLVGRREEIYF, from the exons ATGTCTCTCGTGGCCAGCGATATCCCGACGGACGAAGACCTAGAAGATCTG GTTGAGGATGGACTTTCTCTTGCTACCTACATATCAGACTCTGGAAAG AAAGCCAGGAAAAAGAAGCTGTCTGGTAAACCTCCCCCTTCTCCCA GGTCTCCGTATCTCTCCAGTATGGATGTGAACCAGAGGAGATCAGCGGTGTCAGCTTGGAGGCCCCTGAGAGGAActctgggggagaggggggaggccCTAGCGGGGAGAGGTGACACTCTGTTGGAGAGGGGTGAGGCAGCTCGGACCCCCAGAGAGAACTGTCTGGCTTCGCTAAGCAACGGGCACG gtctgtcccAGTCTCTGAGAGTTGACTTTGACACAACACACACCTcagcctgtctctcctcttctccctgcaCTCCAGAGTATCTCCAACAGGCTCTTGGCATTAAGAAACCCAAACACCTGCACTCCTCAtccaatg ACTTCAGAGAGAAGGAGGACATGTACGATGAGATCATCCACCTCAAGAAG AGTCTTCAGGCCCAGAAGTCCGAAAAGGACAGGATGAAGGCCAAACTACGGCGTCTGGAGGAGGACAAAACTAAGAAAGACAAGCAAATAGAACAGCTGTTGGATCCCACCAAG GGACCGGAGTACACACTGAGTCTGGTGGACAAGAAACACCAGGGGAGCCtg GTTGTTAATGGACTGAAACAGAGAATCCTGAAGCTGGAACAGCAGtgtagagagaaggagaacaCTGTGAC CAAACTGCAGAGTGAGCTGCAGACCACTAATCTGGAGGAGTTGAAGATCACAGTGGAGACCTACTTTGAGGAG ATTCAGAGACTGAGGATGATATTGGATGCAACAGAGAAAAG cagtagaacagagagtaaaggttCCCAGAGGAAGCAGAAGGTTCTAAGCTCTACGGTTCTGCGTCTATCAGAGAACCTTCAACAGCTACAGCAGGAGAACCACACACTGAGAGAGGAACTCAACACAGACAGCCCAGCCAGTGGGCTGAAAg cctACAAAGACTGGAGCAGACAGAGAGTGTTGAGGAGACTGGTGGAGCTGGAGAGG AGGTTAGAGGAGGGGAGCAGAGCCCCGGCCAGGAGGAGTGGGGTGGACAGACTGGTCCAGACGGACCACCTCACCACACCCACGGAGACAGGGGTTGCTACGACGCCGGGGATAACCACCGTAACAACGGAAGGGGGCGCTGCAGTGGTAAACACCCAACAGGAAGGGGAGGGGTTTGTCCGTCTGAAGGGGTGTGTCAGACAACTGGAGCAGGAGAAGGCGGAGCTACAGGAGACGCTGACCGATAGAGA ACAGGAGCTGAGACGACTGATGGCTGaaagagagcaggaagagaaagagacggagaggaggAAGAATGAACGAAGGAGTGAACATGAGAAGGAAACACGACTCTACCT ACTGGAGATAGAACAGCTGACCGTGAAGATACAGTctctggaggaggagaagaagagatggaCCGAAGAAGAACAGAACCAGGAGGAGAACCGGAAGGAGAAcccagaagggagggaggagaaggaaagagaggagagggaagaacaGAACCAGGATAACCGGAAGGAGAAcccagaagggagggaggagaaggaaagagaggagagggaagaacaGAACCAGGATAAGGAAAGGGCAGCTAGGGTGATCCAGAGAGAGTGGCTGGAGCACAGAGACagg gaCACAGTGTTGGTCCAGTCAGCAATAAGAGGACATCTCCTCAGACAGAGCCAGATAGCTCACCtccgagacacacacaccagcactctcagcaaggtctctctctctctctcacacacacacatgtacgatGAGGACATCCACCTCAAGAAG AATGGCCAATCACAGCGCGGCACTGATGTTACCTCCCGTGTGGAGGATGGGGAGCTGGTTGCCGTGACGCTGATCCAGTCTGTGTTCCGAGGTCACCTGACACGCAGCGCACTGATGACGGAGAG ctctgagtctccaGCCCCTCCTCCCTGTGGACCCACACCAGCTCCTAGAAGAGTCCCGTCTTCCCCTTCAACACACACTCCCAGCAACACAg CCCTTCCAGGCAGTGATGTAGATGAAGATGTAACGGAGCTGAGTGAGGAAGATCCCTGGCCTGTCTCTAACACACTGTCCAACAGGAGGAGACTCACACCAG CCCAACTACAGCTCCACCCACCTCCAGATTCCAAGGTTGCTAAGGCGATGGACTCTGAGGATTCCGACGATGACATCATCGTGTCTCCGTCTCGTCTCgtgggaaggagagaagaaaTCTACTTCTAG
- the iqce gene encoding IQ domain-containing protein E isoform X4, which yields MSLVASDIPTDEDLEDLVEDGLSLATYISDSGKKARKKKLSGKPPPSPRSPYLSSMDVNQRRSAVSAWRPLRGTLGERGEALAGRGDTLLERGEAARTPRENCLASLSNGHDFREKEDMYDEIIHLKKSLQAQKSEKDRMKAKLRRLEEDKTKKDKQIEQLLDPTKGPEYTLSLVDKKHQGSLVVNGLKQRILKLEQQCREKENTVTKLQSELQTTNLEELKITVETYFEEIQRLRMILDATEKSSRTESKGSQRKQKVLSSTVLRLSENLQQLQQENHTLREELNTDSPASGLKAYKDWSRQRVLRRLVELERRLEEGSRAPARRSGVDRLVQTDHLTTPTETGVATTPGITTVTTEGGAAVVNTQQEGEGFVRLKGCVRQLEQEKAELQETLTDREQELRRLMAEREQEEKETERRKNERRSEHEKETRLYLLEIEQLTVKIQSLEEEKKRWTEEEQNQEENRKENPEGREEKEREEREEQNQDNRKENPEGREEKEREEREEQNQDKERAARVIQREWLEHRDRDTVLVQSAIRGHLLRQSQIAHLRDTHTSTLSKVSLSLSHTHMYDEDIHLKKNGQSQRGTDVTSRVEDGELVAVTLIQSVFRGHLTRSALMTESSESPAPPPCGPTPAPRRVPSSPSTHTPSNTALPGSDVDEDVTELSEEDPWPVSNTLSNRRRLTPAQLQLHPPPDSKVAKAMDSEDSDDDIIVSPSRLVGRREEIYF from the exons ATGTCTCTCGTGGCCAGCGATATCCCGACGGACGAAGACCTAGAAGATCTG GTTGAGGATGGACTTTCTCTTGCTACCTACATATCAGACTCTGGAAAG AAAGCCAGGAAAAAGAAGCTGTCTGGTAAACCTCCCCCTTCTCCCA GGTCTCCGTATCTCTCCAGTATGGATGTGAACCAGAGGAGATCAGCGGTGTCAGCTTGGAGGCCCCTGAGAGGAActctgggggagaggggggaggccCTAGCGGGGAGAGGTGACACTCTGTTGGAGAGGGGTGAGGCAGCTCGGACCCCCAGAGAGAACTGTCTGGCTTCGCTAAGCAACGGGCACG ACTTCAGAGAGAAGGAGGACATGTACGATGAGATCATCCACCTCAAGAAG AGTCTTCAGGCCCAGAAGTCCGAAAAGGACAGGATGAAGGCCAAACTACGGCGTCTGGAGGAGGACAAAACTAAGAAAGACAAGCAAATAGAACAGCTGTTGGATCCCACCAAG GGACCGGAGTACACACTGAGTCTGGTGGACAAGAAACACCAGGGGAGCCtg GTTGTTAATGGACTGAAACAGAGAATCCTGAAGCTGGAACAGCAGtgtagagagaaggagaacaCTGTGAC CAAACTGCAGAGTGAGCTGCAGACCACTAATCTGGAGGAGTTGAAGATCACAGTGGAGACCTACTTTGAGGAG ATTCAGAGACTGAGGATGATATTGGATGCAACAGAGAAAAG cagtagaacagagagtaaaggttCCCAGAGGAAGCAGAAGGTTCTAAGCTCTACGGTTCTGCGTCTATCAGAGAACCTTCAACAGCTACAGCAGGAGAACCACACACTGAGAGAGGAACTCAACACAGACAGCCCAGCCAGTGGGCTGAAAg cctACAAAGACTGGAGCAGACAGAGAGTGTTGAGGAGACTGGTGGAGCTGGAGAGG AGGTTAGAGGAGGGGAGCAGAGCCCCGGCCAGGAGGAGTGGGGTGGACAGACTGGTCCAGACGGACCACCTCACCACACCCACGGAGACAGGGGTTGCTACGACGCCGGGGATAACCACCGTAACAACGGAAGGGGGCGCTGCAGTGGTAAACACCCAACAGGAAGGGGAGGGGTTTGTCCGTCTGAAGGGGTGTGTCAGACAACTGGAGCAGGAGAAGGCGGAGCTACAGGAGACGCTGACCGATAGAGA ACAGGAGCTGAGACGACTGATGGCTGaaagagagcaggaagagaaagagacggagaggaggAAGAATGAACGAAGGAGTGAACATGAGAAGGAAACACGACTCTACCT ACTGGAGATAGAACAGCTGACCGTGAAGATACAGTctctggaggaggagaagaagagatggaCCGAAGAAGAACAGAACCAGGAGGAGAACCGGAAGGAGAAcccagaagggagggaggagaaggaaagagaggagagggaagaacaGAACCAGGATAACCGGAAGGAGAAcccagaagggagggaggagaaggaaagagaggagagggaagaacaGAACCAGGATAAGGAAAGGGCAGCTAGGGTGATCCAGAGAGAGTGGCTGGAGCACAGAGACagg gaCACAGTGTTGGTCCAGTCAGCAATAAGAGGACATCTCCTCAGACAGAGCCAGATAGCTCACCtccgagacacacacaccagcactctcagcaaggtctctctctctctctcacacacacacatgtacgatGAGGACATCCACCTCAAGAAG AATGGCCAATCACAGCGCGGCACTGATGTTACCTCCCGTGTGGAGGATGGGGAGCTGGTTGCCGTGACGCTGATCCAGTCTGTGTTCCGAGGTCACCTGACACGCAGCGCACTGATGACGGAGAG ctctgagtctccaGCCCCTCCTCCCTGTGGACCCACACCAGCTCCTAGAAGAGTCCCGTCTTCCCCTTCAACACACACTCCCAGCAACACAg CCCTTCCAGGCAGTGATGTAGATGAAGATGTAACGGAGCTGAGTGAGGAAGATCCCTGGCCTGTCTCTAACACACTGTCCAACAGGAGGAGACTCACACCAG CCCAACTACAGCTCCACCCACCTCCAGATTCCAAGGTTGCTAAGGCGATGGACTCTGAGGATTCCGACGATGACATCATCGTGTCTCCGTCTCGTCTCgtgggaaggagagaagaaaTCTACTTCTAG
- the iqce gene encoding IQ domain-containing protein E isoform X3 translates to MSLVASDIPTDEDLEDLVEDGLSLATYISDSGKKARKKKLSGKPPPSPRSPYLSSMDVNQRRSAVSAWRPLRGTLGERGEALAGRGDTLLERGEAARTPRENCLASLSNGHEYLQQALGIKKPKHLHSSSNDFREKEDMYDEIIHLKKSLQAQKSEKDRMKAKLRRLEEDKTKKDKQIEQLLDPTKGPEYTLSLVDKKHQGSLVVNGLKQRILKLEQQCREKENTVTKLQSELQTTNLEELKITVETYFEEIQRLRMILDATEKSSRTESKGSQRKQKVLSSTVLRLSENLQQLQQENHTLREELNTDSPASGLKAYKDWSRQRVLRRLVELERRLEEGSRAPARRSGVDRLVQTDHLTTPTETGVATTPGITTVTTEGGAAVVNTQQEGEGFVRLKGCVRQLEQEKAELQETLTDREQELRRLMAEREQEEKETERRKNERRSEHEKETRLYLLEIEQLTVKIQSLEEEKKRWTEEEQNQEENRKENPEGREEKEREEREEQNQDNRKENPEGREEKEREEREEQNQDKERAARVIQREWLEHRDRDTVLVQSAIRGHLLRQSQIAHLRDTHTSTLSKVSLSLSHTHMYDEDIHLKKNGQSQRGTDVTSRVEDGELVAVTLIQSVFRGHLTRSALMTESSESPAPPPCGPTPAPRRVPSSPSTHTPSNTALPGSDVDEDVTELSEEDPWPVSNTLSNRRRLTPAQLQLHPPPDSKVAKAMDSEDSDDDIIVSPSRLVGRREEIYF, encoded by the exons ATGTCTCTCGTGGCCAGCGATATCCCGACGGACGAAGACCTAGAAGATCTG GTTGAGGATGGACTTTCTCTTGCTACCTACATATCAGACTCTGGAAAG AAAGCCAGGAAAAAGAAGCTGTCTGGTAAACCTCCCCCTTCTCCCA GGTCTCCGTATCTCTCCAGTATGGATGTGAACCAGAGGAGATCAGCGGTGTCAGCTTGGAGGCCCCTGAGAGGAActctgggggagaggggggaggccCTAGCGGGGAGAGGTGACACTCTGTTGGAGAGGGGTGAGGCAGCTCGGACCCCCAGAGAGAACTGTCTGGCTTCGCTAAGCAACGGGCACG AGTATCTCCAACAGGCTCTTGGCATTAAGAAACCCAAACACCTGCACTCCTCAtccaatg ACTTCAGAGAGAAGGAGGACATGTACGATGAGATCATCCACCTCAAGAAG AGTCTTCAGGCCCAGAAGTCCGAAAAGGACAGGATGAAGGCCAAACTACGGCGTCTGGAGGAGGACAAAACTAAGAAAGACAAGCAAATAGAACAGCTGTTGGATCCCACCAAG GGACCGGAGTACACACTGAGTCTGGTGGACAAGAAACACCAGGGGAGCCtg GTTGTTAATGGACTGAAACAGAGAATCCTGAAGCTGGAACAGCAGtgtagagagaaggagaacaCTGTGAC CAAACTGCAGAGTGAGCTGCAGACCACTAATCTGGAGGAGTTGAAGATCACAGTGGAGACCTACTTTGAGGAG ATTCAGAGACTGAGGATGATATTGGATGCAACAGAGAAAAG cagtagaacagagagtaaaggttCCCAGAGGAAGCAGAAGGTTCTAAGCTCTACGGTTCTGCGTCTATCAGAGAACCTTCAACAGCTACAGCAGGAGAACCACACACTGAGAGAGGAACTCAACACAGACAGCCCAGCCAGTGGGCTGAAAg cctACAAAGACTGGAGCAGACAGAGAGTGTTGAGGAGACTGGTGGAGCTGGAGAGG AGGTTAGAGGAGGGGAGCAGAGCCCCGGCCAGGAGGAGTGGGGTGGACAGACTGGTCCAGACGGACCACCTCACCACACCCACGGAGACAGGGGTTGCTACGACGCCGGGGATAACCACCGTAACAACGGAAGGGGGCGCTGCAGTGGTAAACACCCAACAGGAAGGGGAGGGGTTTGTCCGTCTGAAGGGGTGTGTCAGACAACTGGAGCAGGAGAAGGCGGAGCTACAGGAGACGCTGACCGATAGAGA ACAGGAGCTGAGACGACTGATGGCTGaaagagagcaggaagagaaagagacggagaggaggAAGAATGAACGAAGGAGTGAACATGAGAAGGAAACACGACTCTACCT ACTGGAGATAGAACAGCTGACCGTGAAGATACAGTctctggaggaggagaagaagagatggaCCGAAGAAGAACAGAACCAGGAGGAGAACCGGAAGGAGAAcccagaagggagggaggagaaggaaagagaggagagggaagaacaGAACCAGGATAACCGGAAGGAGAAcccagaagggagggaggagaaggaaagagaggagagggaagaacaGAACCAGGATAAGGAAAGGGCAGCTAGGGTGATCCAGAGAGAGTGGCTGGAGCACAGAGACagg gaCACAGTGTTGGTCCAGTCAGCAATAAGAGGACATCTCCTCAGACAGAGCCAGATAGCTCACCtccgagacacacacaccagcactctcagcaaggtctctctctctctctcacacacacacatgtacgatGAGGACATCCACCTCAAGAAG AATGGCCAATCACAGCGCGGCACTGATGTTACCTCCCGTGTGGAGGATGGGGAGCTGGTTGCCGTGACGCTGATCCAGTCTGTGTTCCGAGGTCACCTGACACGCAGCGCACTGATGACGGAGAG ctctgagtctccaGCCCCTCCTCCCTGTGGACCCACACCAGCTCCTAGAAGAGTCCCGTCTTCCCCTTCAACACACACTCCCAGCAACACAg CCCTTCCAGGCAGTGATGTAGATGAAGATGTAACGGAGCTGAGTGAGGAAGATCCCTGGCCTGTCTCTAACACACTGTCCAACAGGAGGAGACTCACACCAG CCCAACTACAGCTCCACCCACCTCCAGATTCCAAGGTTGCTAAGGCGATGGACTCTGAGGATTCCGACGATGACATCATCGTGTCTCCGTCTCGTCTCgtgggaaggagagaagaaaTCTACTTCTAG
- the iqce gene encoding IQ domain-containing protein E isoform X2 produces MSLVASDIPTDEDLEDLVEDGLSLATYISDSGKKARKKKLSGKPPPSPRSPYLSSMDVNQRRSAVSAWRPLRGTLGERGEALAGRGDTLLERGEAARTPRENCLASLSNGHGLSQSLRVDFDTTHTSACLSSSPCTPEYLQQALGIKKPKHLHSSSNDFREKEDMYDEIIHLKKSLQAQKSEKDRMKAKLRRLEEDKTKKDKQIEQLLDPTKGPEYTLSLVDKKHQGSLVVNGLKQRILKLEQQCREKENTVTKLQSELQTTNLEELKITVETYFEEIQRLRMILDATEKSSRTESKGSQRKQKVLSSTVLRLSENLQQLQQENHTLREELNTDSPASGLKAYKDWSRQRVLRRLVELERRLEEGSRAPARRSGVDRLVQTDHLTTPTETGVATTPGITTVTTEGGAAVVNTQQEGEGFVRLKGCVRQLEQEKAELQETLTDREQELRRLMAEREQEEKETERRKNERRSEHEKETRLYLLEIEQLTVKIQSLEEEKKRWTEEEQNQEENRKENPEGREEKEREEREEQNQDNRKENPEGREEKEREEREEQNQDKERAARVIQREWLEHRDRDTVLVQSAIRGHLLRQSQIAHLRDTHTSTLSKNGQSQRGTDVTSRVEDGELVAVTLIQSVFRGHLTRSALMTESSESPAPPPCGPTPAPRRVPSSPSTHTPSNTALPGSDVDEDVTELSEEDPWPVSNTLSNRRRLTPAQLQLHPPPDSKVAKAMDSEDSDDDIIVSPSRLVGRREEIYF; encoded by the exons ATGTCTCTCGTGGCCAGCGATATCCCGACGGACGAAGACCTAGAAGATCTG GTTGAGGATGGACTTTCTCTTGCTACCTACATATCAGACTCTGGAAAG AAAGCCAGGAAAAAGAAGCTGTCTGGTAAACCTCCCCCTTCTCCCA GGTCTCCGTATCTCTCCAGTATGGATGTGAACCAGAGGAGATCAGCGGTGTCAGCTTGGAGGCCCCTGAGAGGAActctgggggagaggggggaggccCTAGCGGGGAGAGGTGACACTCTGTTGGAGAGGGGTGAGGCAGCTCGGACCCCCAGAGAGAACTGTCTGGCTTCGCTAAGCAACGGGCACG gtctgtcccAGTCTCTGAGAGTTGACTTTGACACAACACACACCTcagcctgtctctcctcttctccctgcaCTCCAGAGTATCTCCAACAGGCTCTTGGCATTAAGAAACCCAAACACCTGCACTCCTCAtccaatg ACTTCAGAGAGAAGGAGGACATGTACGATGAGATCATCCACCTCAAGAAG AGTCTTCAGGCCCAGAAGTCCGAAAAGGACAGGATGAAGGCCAAACTACGGCGTCTGGAGGAGGACAAAACTAAGAAAGACAAGCAAATAGAACAGCTGTTGGATCCCACCAAG GGACCGGAGTACACACTGAGTCTGGTGGACAAGAAACACCAGGGGAGCCtg GTTGTTAATGGACTGAAACAGAGAATCCTGAAGCTGGAACAGCAGtgtagagagaaggagaacaCTGTGAC CAAACTGCAGAGTGAGCTGCAGACCACTAATCTGGAGGAGTTGAAGATCACAGTGGAGACCTACTTTGAGGAG ATTCAGAGACTGAGGATGATATTGGATGCAACAGAGAAAAG cagtagaacagagagtaaaggttCCCAGAGGAAGCAGAAGGTTCTAAGCTCTACGGTTCTGCGTCTATCAGAGAACCTTCAACAGCTACAGCAGGAGAACCACACACTGAGAGAGGAACTCAACACAGACAGCCCAGCCAGTGGGCTGAAAg cctACAAAGACTGGAGCAGACAGAGAGTGTTGAGGAGACTGGTGGAGCTGGAGAGG AGGTTAGAGGAGGGGAGCAGAGCCCCGGCCAGGAGGAGTGGGGTGGACAGACTGGTCCAGACGGACCACCTCACCACACCCACGGAGACAGGGGTTGCTACGACGCCGGGGATAACCACCGTAACAACGGAAGGGGGCGCTGCAGTGGTAAACACCCAACAGGAAGGGGAGGGGTTTGTCCGTCTGAAGGGGTGTGTCAGACAACTGGAGCAGGAGAAGGCGGAGCTACAGGAGACGCTGACCGATAGAGA ACAGGAGCTGAGACGACTGATGGCTGaaagagagcaggaagagaaagagacggagaggaggAAGAATGAACGAAGGAGTGAACATGAGAAGGAAACACGACTCTACCT ACTGGAGATAGAACAGCTGACCGTGAAGATACAGTctctggaggaggagaagaagagatggaCCGAAGAAGAACAGAACCAGGAGGAGAACCGGAAGGAGAAcccagaagggagggaggagaaggaaagagaggagagggaagaacaGAACCAGGATAACCGGAAGGAGAAcccagaagggagggaggagaaggaaagagaggagagggaagaacaGAACCAGGATAAGGAAAGGGCAGCTAGGGTGATCCAGAGAGAGTGGCTGGAGCACAGAGACagg gaCACAGTGTTGGTCCAGTCAGCAATAAGAGGACATCTCCTCAGACAGAGCCAGATAGCTCACCtccgagacacacacaccagcactctcagcaag AATGGCCAATCACAGCGCGGCACTGATGTTACCTCCCGTGTGGAGGATGGGGAGCTGGTTGCCGTGACGCTGATCCAGTCTGTGTTCCGAGGTCACCTGACACGCAGCGCACTGATGACGGAGAG ctctgagtctccaGCCCCTCCTCCCTGTGGACCCACACCAGCTCCTAGAAGAGTCCCGTCTTCCCCTTCAACACACACTCCCAGCAACACAg CCCTTCCAGGCAGTGATGTAGATGAAGATGTAACGGAGCTGAGTGAGGAAGATCCCTGGCCTGTCTCTAACACACTGTCCAACAGGAGGAGACTCACACCAG CCCAACTACAGCTCCACCCACCTCCAGATTCCAAGGTTGCTAAGGCGATGGACTCTGAGGATTCCGACGATGACATCATCGTGTCTCCGTCTCGTCTCgtgggaaggagagaagaaaTCTACTTCTAG